The Horticoccus luteus DNA window GTTCGACGCGCAGGCTTTCGGCCATCGTCGGCACAGCCGTGTTCACGATCGTGGCATCGAGATTTTCCATGAACAACGCCATCGCCACGAGCCACGGCAAAAAGCGTCGAATGCGCGCGAGATCGCCCGCGGCGAGCGCGGTGCGATCAGAGGCGGCGGAGTCCATGGGCGACGGATAGCAGGATTTTCCGCAGTGGCAACGCGGTGCGCGGAAATGGGATTCGTTCACGTGTCCGCACCACGGTTCGCCGTTCGTTGGACAGGAGCACCATGTTCATTGTCCTCGCGCTCATCATCGCGGTTTGTTTGATCGTCGCCGTGGATGGCTCATCGGCGAACGGTCCGTGAGCAGCCATCGCGGCGATCAATCTCTCAACGTCTCATTGTGCCATGGCAACGCGTGCTCCCTGTCTTTCGCCCGACGGTCCCGTGCCGACCGCGGTGCGAATGGGCGCGTGCAAGATGTCGAAGATGGGAGCGGGTCGCGGCGGATGTGCGGCGCGGTCCTGCGCCAGCCTGCGATGAAACCATCCGCTGAATCGGCGACCGGCCAAATCGCGACGCGTTGCTGCATCGTAGGTGGAGGACCGGCGGGGATGATGACGGGGATGTTGCTCGCGCGGAGCGGCGTCGAGGTGGTCGTGCTGGAAAAGCATGCGGACTTTCTCCGCGATTTTCGTGGTGACACGATTCATCCCTCGACGATGGAGGTGATGCACGAACTCGGGTGGCTGGAGGCGTTTCTTCAGCGGCCGCACGAACGGGTCGAGCAACTGACGGGATTTATCGAAGGCGAGGCGGTGCCAATAGCGGACTTCACGCATCTGCCGGTGCAGGCGCCTTACATCGCGTTGATGCCGCAATGGGATTTCCTGAATTTCGTCATGGAGCAAGGGAAGCGTTTCCCGGGCTTTCAGGTGCGGATGGAAGCCGAAGTGGACGACGTGATTCGTGAAGGCGGTCGGATTGCAGGCGTGACGGCGAAGACGCCGCAGGGGCGCCTGGAGGTGCGTTCGCAATTGACGATTGGTGCGGATGGCCGCGGTTCGACCGCGCGCGCGCGCGCCGGATTGACGAGCGATGATCTCGGCGCGCCGATGGATGTGCTGTGGTTTCGGCTGCCGCGGCGCGAGGGCGATCCGGCGCAGGTGCTGGGTCGATTCAGCCGCGGGCGCATCATGGTGATGCTCGATCGCGGCGCGTATTGGCAATGCGGCTTCGTCATCAGCAAGGACGGCAACGAACGGGTGCGAGCGCGCGGGTTGGACGCGTTTCGCCGCGACCTCGACGTTCTGGTGCCGTGGATCGCGGATCGCACAGGGACGTTGCAGGATTGGGACCAGGTGAAGCTGCTCACCGTGAAGGTGGACCGGCTGCGACGCTGGCATGTGCCCGGTCTGCTATGCATCGGCGATGCGGCGCATGCGATGTCGCCGGTGGGCGGCGTGGGCATCAACCTCGCGATTCAAGATGCAGTGGCGGCGGCGAACGTGCTGGCGCCGGCTTTTCGGCGCGGCATGCCGACCGAAAGGGACCTCGCTGCGGTGCAACGGCGACGGAGTTGGCCGACGCGCGCGACCCAATGGCTGCAAGTGCGCATCCAAAACCGCGTCATCGCGCAGACGTTGCGCGACAGTGGGGCGATGAAGATGCCGTGGGTGTTG harbors:
- a CDS encoding FAD-dependent oxidoreductase, with the protein product MKPSAESATGQIATRCCIVGGGPAGMMTGMLLARSGVEVVVLEKHADFLRDFRGDTIHPSTMEVMHELGWLEAFLQRPHERVEQLTGFIEGEAVPIADFTHLPVQAPYIALMPQWDFLNFVMEQGKRFPGFQVRMEAEVDDVIREGGRIAGVTAKTPQGRLEVRSQLTIGADGRGSTARARAGLTSDDLGAPMDVLWFRLPRREGDPAQVLGRFSRGRIMVMLDRGAYWQCGFVISKDGNERVRARGLDAFRRDLDVLVPWIADRTGTLQDWDQVKLLTVKVDRLRRWHVPGLLCIGDAAHAMSPVGGVGINLAIQDAVAAANVLAPAFRRGMPTERDLAAVQRRRSWPTRATQWLQVRIQNRVIAQTLRDSGAMKMPWVLRQFQRHPWLRRGPARVIGLGIRPEHVW